The Bacteroidia bacterium genome contains a region encoding:
- the gldL gene encoding gliding motility protein GldL, which translates to MAQKSQSIFESKGWKNGMKYLYGWGAAVVIIGALFKILHLPGANEMLIVGLGTEAVIFFFSAFEPLPHEEAHWEWNKVFPQLNEDAPAREIEEEVETPNVNLSNSISSSINKHFSSDFFESLSDSLKGLKSNVSNLADIADTTTITNEFSSKMKNASVKIDQLSSGYSSTIEAMKQFSTSINEVKGYQEQVVKITGSLASLNAIYEVELKDTQNHLKTINKFYANVQGVMNNMVDTSKDAEALKGEVVRLAKNMSSLNNVYGNMLAAMGTATK; encoded by the coding sequence ATGGCACAGAAATCACAAAGTATTTTTGAATCTAAGGGCTGGAAAAATGGAATGAAATATCTCTATGGTTGGGGGGCTGCGGTCGTTATCATAGGGGCTTTATTTAAAATCTTACACTTACCTGGTGCAAACGAGATGTTGATAGTTGGACTTGGTACAGAGGCTGTTATCTTTTTCTTCTCCGCTTTTGAGCCACTACCTCACGAAGAGGCACATTGGGAATGGAATAAAGTTTTTCCACAACTTAATGAAGATGCGCCAGCAAGAGAAATAGAAGAAGAAGTAGAAACACCTAATGTGAACTTATCCAACTCAATATCATCTTCCATTAATAAACACTTTTCAAGCGATTTTTTTGAGTCCCTCTCAGATTCTCTTAAAGGATTAAAATCTAATGTAAGTAACTTAGCCGATATAGCCGATACTACTACAATAACCAATGAATTTAGCTCTAAAATGAAAAATGCATCTGTAAAAATAGACCAACTAAGTAGCGGATACTCTTCTACAATAGAGGCTATGAAGCAATTTTCTACTTCTATCAATGAAGTTAAAGGCTATCAAGAACAAGTAGTGAAAATAACTGGTAGTTTAGCTTCTTTAAACGCTATTTACGAAGTAGAATTGAAAGATACCCAAAATCATTTAAAGACTATTAACAAGTTTTATGCTAATGTACAAGGAGTTATGAATAATATGGTAGATACTTCTAAAGACGCAGAAGCATTAAAAGGCGAAGTTGTACGTTTGGCTAAAAATATGTCATCCCTAAACAATGTTTATGGAAATATGTTGGCAGCTATGGGAACTGCAACTAAGTAA
- a CDS encoding polysaccharide biosynthesis C-terminal domain-containing protein: MHKKLFSDLGVIIAFNLLFKPIWILIDNASQNEIGHYSYGMFTAAFSFTFLYYQILDMGISPLITKHISLRGGQVQTLIQNAFHSKLILSFLYSSLVLLMFFTSYNKPELLKFVLISSLYHIFLSFYTWLRAVLQGLQRFKIDAFFSTLDKLLLILFLSYLYLQKKMSIDNYAYSFLLSAAISLLILLFYFWVNFKFRTFTVSFAGVYSLLVGTIFLALVNILFAFNDRLVFVLIEGKSSFSDTGLYFASYRWVNAISTYIWTVLPYFYAKFSYEYTLKDYHNDFSFHIKHLLTFIPVLLVAAFIFTRGEVLFWQLKKSTNEELTIMKNLLSIQMIGLLINSWLTIFGTFLNATNNERLVFYVLLIGTVINYVSIYYGLEYFGVYGAAWAGVFFYCLIGFGFYGFFKSRNPYQYLPKHIVSQFISIVIFIVSCFFIKKFSLPILVPEIISVLLFFVSMFLLGELRPNMFRELFKQM, encoded by the coding sequence TTGCACAAAAAACTATTCTCCGATTTAGGAGTTATTATTGCATTTAATCTGCTTTTTAAGCCAATATGGATACTGATTGATAATGCTTCTCAGAATGAAATCGGTCATTATAGTTATGGAATGTTTACAGCGGCCTTCTCTTTTACATTCTTATACTACCAGATTTTGGATATGGGCATTTCGCCTTTAATAACGAAGCATATTTCTCTGAGAGGGGGGCAAGTACAAACTTTAATCCAAAATGCCTTCCATTCAAAATTGATATTATCCTTTTTGTACAGTTCTCTTGTACTATTGATGTTTTTTACCTCTTACAATAAGCCAGAACTATTAAAATTTGTTTTAATATCTTCATTATATCATATTTTTTTATCTTTTTATACTTGGCTGAGAGCTGTTTTGCAGGGTTTGCAGAGATTTAAGATAGATGCCTTTTTTTCTACATTGGATAAACTTCTCTTAATCCTATTTTTATCCTATTTATATCTGCAAAAAAAAATGAGTATTGATAATTATGCGTATTCCTTTTTATTAAGTGCAGCTATTTCCTTATTGATTTTACTATTCTATTTTTGGGTTAATTTTAAGTTTAGAACGTTTACGGTTTCATTTGCCGGTGTATATTCACTTTTGGTAGGAACGATTTTCTTAGCCCTTGTTAATATTCTATTTGCCTTTAATGACCGCTTAGTTTTTGTGCTAATTGAGGGAAAATCAAGCTTTTCTGACACTGGTTTGTATTTTGCTTCGTATAGGTGGGTGAACGCAATTTCTACTTATATCTGGACAGTTTTGCCTTATTTTTATGCAAAATTTTCTTACGAATATACTTTAAAAGATTATCATAATGACTTTAGTTTTCATATAAAGCATTTACTTACGTTTATACCGGTTTTATTAGTTGCAGCTTTTATATTTACCCGAGGAGAAGTTCTTTTTTGGCAATTGAAAAAAAGTACTAATGAAGAACTTACTATTATGAAAAACCTCCTCTCTATTCAGATGATTGGTCTGTTAATTAATAGCTGGCTAACTATTTTTGGAACATTCTTAAATGCCACGAATAACGAACGTCTTGTATTTTATGTATTATTAATTGGGACTGTAATAAATTATGTATCAATATATTACGGTTTGGAATATTTTGGTGTCTATGGAGCTGCGTGGGCTGGCGTATTTTTTTATTGCCTAATTGGATTTGGCTTTTATGGGTTTTTTAAGAGCCGAAATCCCTATCAATATCTTCCCAAACACATAGTTAGCCAGTTTATATCAATCGTTATATTCATTGTATCTTGCTTTTTCATCAAAAAGTTTTCATTACCGATTTTGGTTCCTGAGATAATTTCAGTTTTATTATTCTTCGTATCTATGTTTCTTTTGGGAGAACTTAGACCAAATATGTTCCGAGAACTTTTTAAACAGATGTAA
- a CDS encoding metallophosphoesterase, with amino-acid sequence MPTSVFSILIRAGLVALVLLLLDWYVFQAVKIAFQRVSFRNWIYFFYWSAYISFIVLVAVGLAQPSLREGKGQQIIQFIMGFFVFWYVPKLVVVLFLLGEDIFRVTRGLASQIASPAYGGNESVFLITRSEFLSRLGILLVTIPMAAVGYGIVRGRYQFRVRKVNIFFPNLPDSFDGFTIAQISDIHIGSFSDTTAIAEGISMVNQLKPDIITFTGDLVNNRADEIEPFFNILSNLKSKYGNYSVLGNHDYGDYVSWPSREAKKDNLDRLIKYHQELGFQLLLNSGVEIERNGEKIGIAGVENWGLPPFPQKGNIAQAINQISDTPFRILLSHDPTHFDEVITKSKDKYRADLTLSGHTHGLQFGIELGNIRWSPVKYKYPKWADLYQVENQYLYVNRGFGFIGFPGRVGILPEITHITLHKTKTLS; translated from the coding sequence ATGCCTACTTCTGTATTTTCTATTTTGATTCGAGCCGGACTTGTTGCCTTAGTGTTACTGCTTTTAGATTGGTATGTATTTCAGGCAGTCAAGATTGCTTTTCAGCGTGTATCATTTCGGAATTGGATTTACTTTTTTTACTGGTCTGCATATATATCCTTCATTGTGTTAGTTGCTGTTGGTTTAGCCCAACCTTCATTAAGGGAAGGTAAAGGGCAGCAAATCATCCAGTTCATTATGGGATTTTTTGTATTTTGGTATGTTCCGAAGCTAGTAGTCGTTCTGTTTTTACTGGGTGAAGATATTTTTCGGGTAACAAGAGGTTTGGCTTCTCAAATAGCAAGCCCGGCATACGGTGGTAATGAAAGCGTTTTCTTAATCACACGGTCAGAGTTTTTAAGCCGTTTGGGGATTTTATTAGTAACAATCCCAATGGCAGCCGTAGGATACGGCATCGTTCGAGGACGCTATCAATTTAGAGTGAGAAAAGTGAATATCTTTTTCCCTAATTTACCCGATAGTTTTGATGGTTTTACTATTGCTCAAATCTCGGACATACACATAGGTAGTTTTTCTGACACAACAGCTATTGCTGAAGGTATCAGTATGGTCAATCAGTTAAAGCCGGATATTATTACCTTTACCGGAGATTTAGTAAATAACCGTGCTGACGAAATTGAACCATTCTTCAATATTTTAAGTAACTTAAAAAGTAAATATGGAAATTATTCTGTTTTGGGAAATCATGACTATGGGGATTACGTCAGTTGGCCAAGTCGCGAAGCCAAAAAAGATAATTTAGACAGATTAATAAAATACCATCAAGAACTTGGTTTTCAATTACTTTTAAATTCCGGTGTTGAGATTGAGCGTAATGGAGAAAAGATTGGTATCGCAGGTGTTGAAAATTGGGGGCTTCCTCCCTTTCCACAAAAAGGAAACATCGCGCAAGCTATTAATCAAATCAGCGATACCCCATTTCGGATTTTATTGTCCCACGATCCAACACATTTTGATGAAGTTATCACAAAATCTAAAGATAAATATCGAGCAGATCTGACGCTTTCGGGACATACACACGGACTTCAGTTTGGGATAGAACTTGGTAATATCCGTTGGAGCCCCGTCAAATATAAATATCCCAAATGGGCTGATTTATATCAAGTTGAAAATCAATATCTTTACGTTAATCGTGGGTTTGGTTTTATTGGCTTTCCGGGAAGGGTAGGTATTTTACCGGAAATAACGCATATTACTTTGCACAAAACAAAAACCCTCAGCTAA
- a CDS encoding glycosyltransferase, with the protein MALRVILSVTNDLTNDQRVHKVALSLIQLGFSVELVGRLRKKSLPLQSRPYSYHRILMWFDTGKLFYLEFTIRLFWYLLFHRADVYTANDLDTLLPNFLVARWHKSRLIYDTHEYFTEVPELANRRWTRSAWLWLERLLFPRVQYISTVNESIADIYARKYNKEIVVIRNVPLSKTQRTPDSKPSNVVIYQGNVKLGRGIELMVKSMRYLENVQLWIIGGGTDYLDTVKNLIHHEGVEDKIRFWGLIPFENLYPITCQARIGLTLEDKSGLNTELSLPNKLFDYIQAGIPVIASDLPEIRKIVDHYEIGLILKERDPKELANLIQFLFNDNAEYQRLCRNTQKAAQILNWENEQQKLEFLYCH; encoded by the coding sequence TTGGCTTTGCGTGTCATTCTTTCGGTAACTAATGATTTGACTAACGATCAGCGGGTTCACAAGGTTGCGTTGTCGTTGATACAGTTAGGCTTTTCAGTGGAGTTGGTTGGCCGTTTACGAAAGAAATCCCTCCCACTGCAATCGCGTCCATATTCTTATCACCGGATTCTTATGTGGTTTGATACAGGAAAGTTATTTTACCTTGAATTTACAATTCGTTTATTTTGGTATTTATTGTTTCATAGAGCCGATGTTTATACCGCCAATGACTTAGATACATTATTACCCAACTTTTTGGTAGCTCGTTGGCATAAGTCTCGGCTCATTTATGACACCCATGAATACTTTACGGAGGTTCCGGAATTAGCAAACCGCCGCTGGACCCGATCTGCATGGTTATGGTTAGAAAGATTATTATTTCCCCGTGTGCAATACATTTCTACCGTAAACGAAAGCATCGCCGATATTTACGCGCGAAAATACAACAAAGAAATTGTTGTTATTCGGAATGTTCCGCTTTCTAAAACACAGCGTACACCTGATTCGAAGCCATCTAATGTTGTTATTTATCAAGGAAATGTTAAGTTGGGGCGTGGGATTGAACTTATGGTAAAATCTATGCGGTATTTAGAGAATGTTCAACTTTGGATTATCGGAGGAGGCACCGATTATTTAGATACTGTAAAGAATCTCATTCATCATGAGGGAGTTGAAGATAAAATACGTTTTTGGGGGCTTATTCCTTTTGAAAATCTGTATCCAATCACATGCCAAGCAAGAATTGGTTTAACATTGGAAGATAAATCCGGCCTAAACACGGAGCTATCGTTGCCTAATAAACTGTTTGATTATATTCAGGCCGGTATTCCTGTAATTGCATCTGATTTACCGGAAATCCGAAAAATCGTGGACCACTACGAAATTGGCCTTATTCTGAAAGAAAGAGACCCTAAAGAGTTAGCTAACTTGATACAATTTCTTTTTAATGATAACGCAGAATATCAACGGCTTTGCCGAAACACCCAAAAAGCTGCCCAAATTTTAAACTGGGAAAATGAACAACAAAAATTAGAATTTCTTTACTGCCATTAA
- a CDS encoding sphingomyelin phosphodiesterase, with amino-acid sequence MKFIRHLRFFLFCGLVLYTTLLRGQDNSTTEQIEQCDRELETISILSWNVFMLPPPFFRTHQIPRCKAIIEFLNNSSYDVLVLQEIFYEKVRSKFVKGLINCYPYHYGPCGTDKFLRQDGGVMIFSKYPIESSQQIAFRDKCKGGDCFSDKGALLAEIVKNHKKIQIVGTHLQSMEDSISQGIRVRQYEKIKQFLLRPFHREDVPQLIVGDLNTCKVTQRPFYKRMLDIFGAEDSHRSKKDKSDFTYDSDSNAIVKANHLKYQRFFDYVLFRRNPGRYFKARDFVIHLFRKRDAHSKMALELSDHFAVEAVIEWE; translated from the coding sequence ATGAAATTCATAAGGCATTTACGTTTTTTTCTCTTTTGTGGGTTGGTGCTTTATACTACCTTACTTCGGGGGCAAGATAATTCCACCACAGAACAAATAGAGCAATGTGATAGAGAGTTAGAAACAATCTCTATTTTGTCTTGGAATGTATTTATGCTTCCTCCACCTTTTTTTCGGACACACCAAATTCCTCGTTGTAAGGCTATTATTGAATTTTTAAATAATTCATCTTACGATGTGCTAGTATTGCAAGAGATATTTTATGAAAAAGTAAGGAGTAAGTTTGTAAAAGGCTTAATCAACTGCTATCCATATCATTATGGTCCGTGTGGTACAGATAAGTTTCTGCGTCAAGATGGTGGGGTAATGATTTTTTCTAAGTATCCGATAGAGAGTTCGCAGCAGATTGCCTTTCGGGATAAGTGCAAAGGAGGTGATTGTTTCAGCGATAAAGGAGCTTTGTTAGCAGAAATTGTAAAAAATCACAAAAAAATTCAGATTGTTGGAACGCATCTGCAATCTATGGAAGATTCTATTTCTCAGGGCATTCGTGTTCGGCAGTATGAAAAAATCAAGCAGTTTCTATTACGTCCTTTTCATCGAGAAGATGTTCCGCAACTTATTGTTGGGGACTTAAATACCTGTAAAGTTACCCAAAGGCCATTTTACAAACGTATGCTGGATATTTTTGGTGCCGAAGATTCGCACCGTAGTAAAAAAGATAAAAGTGATTTTACTTATGATTCTGACTCCAACGCTATTGTAAAAGCGAACCATCTTAAGTATCAACGCTTTTTTGATTATGTGTTGTTCCGGCGTAACCCAGGTAGATATTTTAAAGCCCGTGATTTTGTTATTCATTTATTTCGCAAGCGGGATGCACATTCCAAGATGGCCTTAGAACTTTCTGACCATTTTGCCGTAGAAGCTGTGATTGAATGGGAATAA
- a CDS encoding peptidylprolyl isomerase: MVISNSKVVTLSYELKGSTRTNELELIEQVGTDEPFVYLHGYSGLPPRFEEHLAGKKEGDLFAFVIYAHEAGYGEYSNEDIVSLPLSAFEIDGNIDYEVVKIGNRIPMVDESGNTIRGAVLEVSQDEVLMDFNHPLSGRDLHFSGTIISLREADPEEIAHGHVHGPDGHHH; encoded by the coding sequence ATGGTTATTTCTAATAGTAAAGTCGTTACTTTATCTTATGAACTAAAGGGAAGTACACGCACAAACGAACTCGAGTTGATAGAGCAAGTAGGTACAGATGAACCCTTTGTTTATCTGCATGGATACAGTGGCCTTCCACCTCGTTTTGAAGAGCACTTAGCAGGAAAAAAAGAAGGGGATTTATTTGCATTTGTGATTTATGCTCACGAAGCCGGTTATGGAGAATACTCAAATGAAGATATTGTATCACTTCCGCTATCTGCATTTGAAATAGATGGAAATATTGATTATGAGGTAGTTAAAATTGGAAATAGAATTCCAATGGTTGATGAAAGCGGAAATACTATCCGTGGAGCAGTTTTAGAAGTTAGCCAAGATGAAGTTTTGATGGACTTTAATCATCCGCTTTCTGGTCGGGATTTACATTTTTCCGGCACTATTATCAGCCTTCGTGAAGCAGACCCTGAAGAAATTGCTCATGGTCACGTACATGGTCCAGACGGCCACCATCATTAA
- a CDS encoding OmpH family outer membrane protein → MKILNTALIYVLLIAVAALFYLHFASLSGQAPVVKKTESLSSLPIAFVNLDSIYEKYTFCVDLRKDFTAKQEKSEADMQNRFKALEREIVDYQQKGAAMTDAQRESTEKKLMQKEQDLREYRTELHEKLEKEDAEIRKKIYEKITSHLQEFAKKNQFKYILAQGQGSTILYGESGLDVTETVLQALNESYKSEK, encoded by the coding sequence ATGAAAATACTCAATACAGCGTTAATTTACGTTCTACTGATAGCCGTAGCTGCATTGTTTTATCTACATTTTGCAAGCCTAAGCGGGCAAGCTCCTGTCGTTAAAAAAACAGAAAGCCTGTCATCACTTCCAATTGCTTTTGTGAACTTAGATAGCATTTACGAAAAATATACTTTTTGCGTAGATTTACGAAAAGATTTTACTGCTAAACAGGAAAAATCAGAAGCAGATATGCAAAACCGTTTCAAAGCATTAGAAAGAGAAATTGTTGATTATCAACAAAAAGGCGCAGCAATGACGGATGCTCAACGTGAATCTACTGAAAAAAAACTGATGCAAAAAGAGCAAGATCTTCGGGAATACCGGACAGAATTACACGAAAAACTTGAAAAAGAGGATGCCGAAATCCGCAAGAAAATATACGAAAAAATCACAAGCCACTTACAGGAATTTGCGAAGAAAAATCAGTTTAAATATATTTTAGCGCAAGGGCAGGGGAGCACTATTTTATATGGCGAATCCGGTTTAGATGTTACAGAAACCGTCTTACAAGCCCTCAACGAATCCTATAAGTCTGAAAAATAA
- a CDS encoding RecQ family ATP-dependent DNA helicase — translation MHYREAALQVLQEFWGYPQFRPLQDEIIAAVLNKQDVLTILPTGGGKSICFQIPGILLKGTTIVISPLIALMKDQVQNLLNRNIAATYINSSLNRTEIESRLVGCVNGSFKFLYCAPERLLTPLFLEYLPYLNSSLLAIDEAHCISQWGHDFRPAYLKIADFRKLIPNVPCIALTATATPKVQEDIVQRLELKQYLKFQQSFVRKNLSFSVLYDENKLRRIIEILQRVQGSAIVYARARKTCEELQHYLNQYGISAQAYHAGLSPKQRNEVQQAWITNDTRVVVATNAFGMGIDKPDVRLVLHYHAPPDLENYYQEAGRAGRDGQKAFAICFSISADKLYTQQQCQDSHPEWDFVLQTYNLICDMNSIFPGEYPERTFPLKLNRWAELLKTSPAKVLAAIQILEHEELVQLFLEPEKNAYFQFTCTPQELLSFKEKHFTIAEKIDWLLRLYGGILFQGTQSIDLQYFVDSVSFERNSLLQTKQGATLTPDEELWCERNKMPWTAADWEKMLLYCSQYGIAEYRPASGEPSFALSTSRRQFSTQNPNQLKYKFLLEQANQRLNAILNYIDTKNICRNQLICSYFGEMNSEPCGICDACLGRHTGFVGSVIFQKICSEVSILLKQNPLRYDALLQSIKTGTRPQQEQTIRVLLDNGTLYNDSNFYLHCK, via the coding sequence GTGCATTACAGGGAGGCAGCACTTCAGGTTTTACAGGAGTTTTGGGGCTATCCACAATTCAGACCCCTGCAAGATGAAATCATAGCTGCCGTACTGAACAAACAAGATGTATTGACAATCTTGCCCACCGGAGGCGGTAAATCTATCTGCTTTCAGATTCCCGGGATTTTGCTAAAAGGAACTACCATCGTTATATCTCCATTGATTGCCTTGATGAAAGATCAAGTGCAAAACTTACTCAATAGAAATATAGCTGCAACTTATATCAATAGCAGCCTGAATCGAACAGAAATAGAAAGTCGTTTGGTTGGATGCGTAAATGGAAGTTTCAAATTCCTATATTGCGCACCGGAAAGGCTTCTAACTCCCTTATTTTTAGAGTATTTACCTTATCTAAACAGCTCTTTATTAGCTATTGATGAAGCACACTGCATTAGTCAGTGGGGGCATGATTTTAGGCCGGCTTATCTGAAAATTGCAGACTTTCGGAAGTTAATACCGAACGTTCCTTGTATCGCACTTACGGCAACAGCAACGCCAAAGGTTCAAGAAGATATTGTCCAGCGTCTTGAGTTAAAGCAATATTTAAAATTTCAGCAATCTTTTGTGCGAAAGAACCTGAGTTTCTCTGTTTTGTATGATGAAAATAAACTTAGACGAATTATAGAAATATTGCAACGGGTTCAGGGAAGTGCTATTGTGTATGCGCGGGCACGCAAAACCTGTGAAGAGTTGCAACACTATCTAAATCAATATGGTATTTCGGCACAAGCATACCACGCCGGCCTCTCTCCTAAGCAGCGTAATGAAGTGCAGCAAGCGTGGATTACCAACGATACCCGAGTGGTCGTTGCTACCAATGCTTTTGGAATGGGGATAGACAAGCCTGACGTTCGCTTAGTGTTGCATTATCATGCCCCTCCTGACCTTGAAAACTACTATCAAGAAGCCGGCAGAGCCGGTAGAGACGGACAAAAGGCATTCGCTATCTGCTTCTCTATCTCGGCAGACAAACTTTACACCCAGCAACAATGCCAAGATAGCCATCCAGAATGGGACTTTGTACTCCAAACCTATAACCTTATCTGCGATATGAACAGCATTTTTCCCGGAGAATACCCAGAAAGAACGTTCCCTCTAAAACTCAACCGTTGGGCAGAATTATTGAAAACATCCCCTGCCAAAGTATTAGCCGCCATACAAATTCTTGAACATGAAGAACTTGTACAACTATTCTTAGAACCCGAAAAAAATGCTTATTTCCAGTTTACTTGTACGCCCCAAGAACTATTGTCTTTCAAGGAAAAACATTTTACAATAGCAGAAAAAATAGATTGGCTTTTAAGATTATATGGCGGTATTTTATTTCAAGGAACACAAAGTATTGATTTACAGTATTTTGTGGATTCTGTTTCATTTGAGCGAAATTCGCTTCTCCAAACTAAACAAGGAGCTACGCTTACACCAGACGAAGAACTCTGGTGTGAGCGCAATAAAATGCCTTGGACAGCAGCAGATTGGGAGAAAATGTTACTCTATTGCTCTCAGTATGGCATTGCAGAATACCGTCCGGCAAGTGGTGAACCAAGTTTTGCACTAAGCACTTCACGCAGACAATTTTCTACCCAAAATCCTAACCAACTTAAATATAAATTCTTATTAGAGCAAGCTAATCAAAGACTTAACGCAATTTTAAACTATATAGATACTAAAAATATTTGCCGAAATCAGCTAATTTGTAGCTATTTTGGAGAAATGAATTCAGAACCTTGCGGTATTTGTGATGCTTGTTTGGGAAGACACACCGGCTTTGTTGGTTCTGTTATATTTCAAAAAATTTGCTCCGAAGTTTCTATCCTTCTGAAACAAAACCCTTTACGTTATGATGCATTACTACAATCCATTAAAACTGGAACAAGACCACAGCAAGAACAAACTATTCGGGTGCTGCTCGATAACGGAACGCTATACAATGATTCAAACTTTTATTTGCATTGTAAATAA